One genomic region from Spirochaetota bacterium encodes:
- a CDS encoding ParB/RepB/Spo0J family partition protein, whose translation MSMKKKGLGKGLAALVEEHIVSPLVEIKPLENEYAPKNNGVLTVSPNDVLPSRYQPRKEFDEAFLEELADSIRKHGIIQPLVVSDLGDGTYELVAGERRLRASKLAGMKTVPIVIREFEDKDRLAVALIENIQRTDLNAIEVAEAYQEMIDRVNLTQEEVSLVVGKSRTSVANTLRLLKLPDSIRTRVINNNISEGHGRAILSLYPNFQKMEEVARISEEEDLSVRQTEDLTRKILSDDINKNNIQKSNSVSYNHRIQSLEEKLVKILGVKTKISGNIDRGSIKFFYHTPEELEILIQNILKNRDS comes from the coding sequence ATGTCAATGAAGAAAAAGGGTTTAGGAAAGGGTTTGGCTGCATTAGTTGAGGAGCATATTGTAAGTCCTTTGGTTGAAATAAAACCACTAGAAAATGAATATGCACCAAAAAACAATGGAGTCTTAACTGTTAGTCCTAATGATGTTTTACCAAGTAGATATCAACCTAGAAAAGAATTTGATGAGGCTTTTTTAGAAGAGTTAGCGGATTCTATTAGAAAACATGGGATAATTCAACCTTTAGTTGTATCTGATCTTGGCGATGGAACATATGAACTTGTCGCTGGTGAACGCCGTTTAAGAGCATCGAAGCTTGCAGGAATGAAAACAGTTCCTATAGTTATTAGAGAGTTTGAAGATAAAGATAGATTAGCTGTTGCTTTGATAGAAAATATTCAACGTACTGATTTGAATGCTATAGAGGTTGCTGAAGCTTATCAAGAAATGATAGATAGAGTGAATTTAACTCAAGAAGAGGTCTCTCTAGTTGTGGGTAAAAGTCGTACCAGTGTAGCGAATACATTACGATTATTAAAATTACCAGATTCTATAAGAACAAGAGTTATTAACAATAATATTTCAGAAGGTCATGGTAGAGCTATCTTATCTCTTTATCCAAATTTTCAAAAAATGGAAGAGGTTGCTCGTATATCAGAAGAAGAGGATCTCTCTGTTCGTCAAACAGAAGATTTGACAAGAAAAATTTTATCCGATGATATAAATAAAAATAATATTCAAAAATCAAATTCTGTCTCATATAATCATAGAATACAATCTTTAGAAGAAAAATTAGTAAAAATTCTTGGTGTAAAAACAAAGATTTCAGGTAATATAGATAGAGGTTCTATTAAATTCTTCTATCATACTCCAGAAGAGTTAGAAATCCTTATTCAAAATATATTAAAAAATAGAGACTCTTAA
- a CDS encoding ParA family protein: protein MVKIIVVANQKGGVGKTTTCVNLATYVASVGKKVLLLDLDPQGNSCSGLGVKVSSNLNKGIYSVFIGDKTFKEVIVCSKYENLDIVPVSMDLAGAQAELFDQRGKEYIIKKSLEEVSRDYDLILMDTPPSLGLFTLNGLTAANSVLIPLQSEFYAMEGLAQLLQAVKLVKSSTNSNLGIEGVLITMFDQRTNLSKDVLNEAKSFFGEKVYDTIIPRNIRLSEAPSHGVAIYEYDSSSQGSKSYTSFGDEFIKKSGI, encoded by the coding sequence ATGGTTAAAATAATTGTTGTTGCAAATCAAAAAGGTGGGGTTGGGAAAACAACAACTTGTGTTAATTTGGCTACCTATGTTGCTAGTGTAGGTAAAAAAGTTTTGTTATTAGATCTTGATCCTCAAGGAAATTCTTGTTCAGGTTTAGGGGTAAAAGTTTCTTCTAATTTGAACAAGGGTATATACAGTGTTTTTATAGGTGATAAAACTTTCAAAGAGGTTATTGTTTGTTCAAAGTATGAAAATCTTGATATTGTTCCTGTTTCTATGGATCTTGCTGGTGCTCAAGCTGAATTGTTTGATCAGCGTGGTAAAGAGTATATTATAAAAAAATCTTTAGAAGAGGTTTCTAGAGATTATGATTTGATATTGATGGATACTCCCCCATCTTTAGGTTTGTTTACGTTAAATGGTTTGACCGCTGCAAATAGTGTTCTTATTCCATTGCAAAGTGAGTTTTATGCAATGGAAGGTTTGGCTCAATTGTTACAGGCTGTTAAATTGGTGAAAAGCTCTACAAATTCTAATTTAGGTATTGAAGGAGTTTTGATTACGATGTTTGATCAACGTACTAATTTGTCAAAAGATGTTCTGAATGAAGCTAAATCTTTCTTTGGTGAGAAGGTTTATGATACTATTATTCCAAGAAATATACGTCTTAGTGAAGCACCATCTCATGGTGTTGCTATTTATGAATACGATTCTTCTTCACAGGGTTCAAAATCTTACACATCTTTTGGTGATGAGTTTATTAAAAAGTCTGGTATATAG